In the Glycine max cultivar Williams 82 chromosome 19, Glycine_max_v4.0, whole genome shotgun sequence genome, ACCAATACTTGACCACTGGGCTTATCTTTTTCCGTTTCTGAGCATGAATACTCATTCACAGCATCAAAATGCACAGATCCGGATGGAGATTGCATTGGACAGGTGATGCTAGATTGCGCCATACTCAACTCTGGACTTTGTGACTGAAGTGTTGACAGAAGATAGAGAGCACAACCTGAGTCAAAGGATCCAGGTTTTGCATCTGTAGAGAGCTTTCGGGTGCTCTTTCCACCCGTTGATGGGGCAATGGTGCCATGAATAGGCTGACAAATGGGAGTTCCCGGCATTGCTTCATCACCACTGCCTACTTTAGGGTCATTTTCTTGCCAAAGAGGATGTCCCTTATCTTGCTTATGCTTGTCGATTCTGTATAAAAGTCGAGGAGGATCATAACCAGATTCAGCTCCAGTTTTGGCAGCAGCAGGCCACATGTTTCTCATAATAGGGTTGGCATAAGCCTCAGGGCTACCAAAGTGTAGGATTCTAGGTCCTAAGTTGTAGAAAGGCAGTGCAAAAGTGCATATTAATCACTTGTGGAAGACAAGaaataatgacaagaaaaaatagattttagCAGTAACCATTAGCAATGACAGTGTTAGAATAATTTAGCAGATTTGTTAATATCAGCCCTCATCGGCCCATAGGGTTGATGCTAAAGATACAAAAATAGGCAGTTTTTACTGGCAAAGAAAGGAAATAAATGACTTCTGTATTTCAGAtgtaataaatgttttattttcccctaAAATAATTTCCCTTTTGTATCTTTAACATCTGTCTAAAACCAATAGATTAAGAATAATTCTAACTGTAGAACAACACCAAAAGCACCTATGAAACCGCATCTATGTTCTGTCCAATTCTAAATCTTCTTACAACATTCTCCAACCAATCCTCTTGCTTTGCATGGCAAGTATTGGATGTATTTTATGCTTCCAATGCATTAAATGCATTCACTTTTTCACTAAAGTATTAGGAGGATTTGTAAGAAAATTTGGAGAATAAACATTACTCATCagtaaataaaagatttttattgGAAATCATAGTGGGATAGTACATTGTAACATTAAATGTTACACTTTCTCATAGTACATTTCTACTTTTAATTCCTAAACTAATGCCTTTGAGGAACTAGTTAGCATTTTGTATTTACTCGTCATGCATATAGATTAATAGTCACTTCTTGTTTTATGAAATGTCATGCACTTagcatttaatttttgaaagtaGCTCAAAGCATTAAATATTGAAATGGAAGAATTAGATGAATAGCCTAACGGTCACTCTAACTGTAGTATAAAGGTTTCTACTCTTACATCAAAAGTTTCAAGAAATAGAAATCCTCTCtacatatttttttccctctaaCAGACTGAACGCACAATTGAATTCCATGGGAAAACCAtgtataacctaaatgtcaaaTTCCGACACTAAGTTTCTTGTAAAAGTCAAGATAGATAATCACTCAGCTTTATCATGACATCAATCCAAATAGTTATGGCTATCACTTAGCTTAGAATTcaatttactataaaaaattgaaataaacttagcaaagttctaattctaattcACACAGCTTCATATCACTAACAAGCTTAAAACTAAAGGGGGTATTGTTTGGTGACAGGGTTTACTTGTTTCTTTCCAACTGGGGGCTATCCTCCCATACTAATTCAATCACACAATTGAGATCCAGTTTAACaataatagacaaaaaaaaaaccagctTGACGCAAACCTACCTTTGTAATTGTACATGAACTTCTCAGCAGCCATGAAAAGAGACGGTGGCTGAGGTTTCCTCCGGCGCCTGTTATGCCCGTCAAGCCGTTTCCTACAACTCCTCTTAACCTCATCAAACTCCCCAAGTGAATGAAACctacacaacaacaacaattggcACCACCCCATGTCACAAAACACATCTAACTAACCAAACAACAGAATGGAACAAATTCCAATTCCAAAATCTCCAACACCCACATAACCAAACTCCAATCCATACCTGCTGCATTGTTGGCAGAACCTCTGTTGTTTCCCCCCCACCAACACAACCGGGGTTTTGGAGTGCTTTTCGCAGACCCTATGGCGCCTGTGATAATCTCTGCAATCACTGAGGTCAGAATTGCATCCATCAACAGAACAACACATGTTCTGTGATCCATTCTGAAGGCGGGATCTTTTCGACGAACCAGATGGCGATGACACGGTTTTCGATTCTTTTGTGTCTTTAGCAACATCTGGGGCTATTTTTTCCCCACCAAGCCTCAAATCCACTGAAGCTGCTTCACTCTTCTGGCCTTCACCATTGGCCAGCAGCTCCAACCCACGTGGATCCCAAGCAAACTCTTTCCCATCCCAATCCATAACCAACAGTTGCTCCCCacaaaactattttttgctTTATGTCCCTTTTATGATGCCAAACCAAACCTAAACTTGTGTAAGGCACTCACAAAGGAATCAGAACTTGAATTTGAATCCCcttggtgtttgttttcacCACAAAGCTGAAGAAGACTTTGACTTGTTGGGAACCAAAACAGGATAAAGGGGTCAATCAATTCAACACACAAGAGGGATATTAGAATTGGGTTCTCAGAGGAAGCCAAAAGAATAAATGcatcaattttaaaagattgcatagaaaaaaaaattgaaagaaaataaataaaaagagatgGATATTAGAAGATATTCTGAAAGATTATAGACATGGACGTCACGTCATCCCCTCAAAGCAACTTGGCCCTCAAAGgggttgaaaagaaattaatgtCAATTCAcgaacttttgttgttttctgtaagtgaacaataaaaataaataatacaagtctttcacataaaaaaaaaaaaaaaaacataagacaGAAACTTCACCTAACACACGTAGTTATCTAAATCTTAAATCTCTTAAATTCTCATTGCTGCGGA is a window encoding:
- the LOC100798317 gene encoding teosinte glume architecture 1, with product MDWDGKEFAWDPRGLELLANGEGQKSEAASVDLRLGGEKIAPDVAKDTKESKTVSSPSGSSKRSRLQNGSQNMCCSVDGCNSDLSDCRDYHRRHRVCEKHSKTPVVLVGGKQQRFCQQCSRFHSLGEFDEVKRSCRKRLDGHNRRRRKPQPPSLFMAAEKFMYNYKGPRILHFGSPEAYANPIMRNMWPAAAKTGAESGYDPPRLLYRIDKHKQDKGHPLWQENDPKVGSGDEAMPGTPICQPIHGTIAPSTGGKSTRKLSTDAKPGSFDSGCALYLLSTLQSQSPELSMAQSSITCPMQSPSGSVHFDAVNEYSCSETEKDKPSGQVLVFDANTTNLHYNGMLQMGLDGLVENEDPLTLPFLWE